From a single Streptomyces misionensis genomic region:
- a CDS encoding cytochrome P450, whose translation MTATDHAPLAYPFNSGQGLALSEAYERARDTPGLIRVQMPYGEPAWLATRYADARLVLGDQRFSRALGLEHDEPRASEGRRDSGILSMDPPDHTRLRSLVAKAFTVRQVEKLRPQVRELTAGLLDAMEAAGPPVDLVDHYALPIPVAVICRLLGVPEEDRPRFRAWSDAALSTSSLTAEEFHRNREELRAYMAQLIAAHRKEPRDDLMTALIEARDHGDRLSELELVDLCVGILVAGHETTATQIPNFVLTLLDHPDVLARLRAEPELITNAIEELLRFVPLGSGAGQPRYATEDIEVGGTLVRAGEPVLVAIGAANRDALRFTEAGTLDITRDGNAHLGFGHGVHHCLGAPLARLELQEAIGALVARFPGLHVAGDITWKTEMLVRGPRVMPVGW comes from the coding sequence GTGACGGCAACGGACCACGCACCCCTCGCCTACCCCTTCAACTCCGGTCAGGGTCTCGCCCTGTCCGAGGCCTACGAACGAGCCCGTGACACCCCCGGGCTGATCCGCGTCCAGATGCCGTACGGGGAGCCCGCCTGGCTCGCCACCCGCTACGCGGACGCCCGGCTGGTCCTCGGCGACCAGCGGTTCAGCCGTGCGCTGGGCCTCGAACACGACGAACCGCGTGCCTCGGAGGGCCGCCGGGACAGCGGGATCCTCAGCATGGACCCGCCCGACCACACCCGGCTGCGGTCCCTGGTCGCCAAGGCGTTCACCGTGCGCCAGGTGGAAAAACTCCGGCCGCAGGTACGGGAGTTGACGGCGGGTCTGCTGGACGCGATGGAGGCGGCGGGACCGCCCGTCGACCTGGTCGACCACTACGCGCTGCCCATCCCGGTCGCGGTGATCTGCCGGCTGCTCGGGGTTCCGGAGGAGGACCGACCGCGGTTCCGGGCCTGGAGCGACGCGGCGCTGTCCACCAGCTCCCTGACCGCCGAGGAGTTCCACCGCAACCGCGAGGAACTGCGCGCCTACATGGCCCAGTTGATCGCCGCGCACCGCAAGGAGCCCCGGGACGACCTGATGACGGCGCTGATCGAGGCCCGCGACCACGGCGACCGGCTCTCGGAGCTGGAGCTTGTCGACTTGTGCGTCGGCATCCTCGTCGCCGGGCACGAGACCACCGCCACCCAGATCCCCAACTTCGTGCTCACCCTGCTGGACCACCCCGACGTGCTGGCCCGGCTGCGCGCGGAGCCCGAGCTGATCACGAACGCGATCGAGGAGCTGCTGCGGTTCGTGCCCCTGGGCAGCGGCGCCGGGCAGCCCCGCTATGCCACCGAGGACATCGAGGTCGGCGGCACCCTCGTGCGGGCCGGCGAGCCGGTGCTGGTGGCCATCGGCGCGGCCAACCGGGACGCGCTGCGCTTCACCGAGGCCGGGACCCTCGACATCACCCGCGACGGCAACGCGCACCTGGGCTTCGGCCACGGTGTGCACCACTGCCTGGGCGCTCCGCTCGCCCGACTCGAACTCCAGGAGGCCATCGGGGCGCTGGTGGCCCGCTTCCCCGGTCTGCATGTGGCCGGCGACATCACCTGGAAGACCGAGATGCTGGTACGCGGCCCGCGGGTCATGCCGGTGGGCTGGTGA
- a CDS encoding ferredoxin, with amino-acid sequence MSWQLHVDSGRCIGSGMCAGTAPDLFVLDDDRSHPVSEHVPEGEERALDAADICPMLAITVQDADGKEIGPRD; translated from the coding sequence ATGAGCTGGCAGCTGCACGTGGACTCCGGCCGCTGCATCGGCTCCGGCATGTGCGCCGGGACCGCGCCGGACCTGTTCGTCCTGGACGACGACCGCTCGCATCCGGTCAGCGAGCACGTCCCGGAGGGCGAGGAACGCGCCCTGGACGCGGCCGACATCTGCCCGATGCTGGCCATCACCGTCCAGGACGCCGACGGGAAGGAGATCGGCCCCCGCGACTGA
- a CDS encoding acyltransferase family protein has product MTTATTRALRTPPALTGTTNARLPPAANPSLPSLTGLRWMAALLVFGLHVNNFGYFGGTGAHVVFWGFGAGATGVSFFFILSGFVLTWSARPGDRALAFWRRRIARVYPVHLVTLGVAVLMTLTLAHQTKPVPKQALATVLLLHSWWHPWWQTLNPVSWSLACEAFFYATFPLLILVLRRLGVRGSVVLGALSVAAVAVLAWSDIHHWWTYTLYSFPAARLPEFVLGAVTARLVLLGRWRGPGLEASLALAILGYFFVPQFRPGYPATLCTLVGFALLIPAAAVADLNGQPSLWRHRRLVRLGELSFAFYMIHLLVLRAGTSLLGNKPHFGVLAGLAVTATAFAISLGLSWVLYEAVECPARRLLLRRRTSSSKSQRPSQPEAVPASREAPAGTAD; this is encoded by the coding sequence ATGACCACGGCGACGACCCGGGCGCTCCGGACGCCGCCCGCCCTGACCGGCACGACGAACGCCCGGCTCCCACCCGCCGCCAATCCGTCCCTGCCGTCCCTCACGGGGCTGCGGTGGATGGCGGCTCTCCTGGTGTTCGGACTGCACGTCAACAACTTCGGCTATTTCGGCGGTACCGGTGCCCATGTCGTCTTCTGGGGATTCGGTGCCGGTGCCACCGGAGTGTCGTTCTTCTTCATCCTCTCCGGATTCGTCCTGACCTGGTCGGCACGACCGGGTGACAGAGCGCTCGCCTTCTGGCGGCGCCGGATCGCCCGTGTCTATCCGGTGCACCTGGTCACCCTCGGGGTGGCCGTACTCATGACGCTGACCCTGGCGCACCAGACCAAACCAGTGCCCAAGCAGGCGCTGGCCACGGTGCTGCTGCTGCACTCCTGGTGGCACCCCTGGTGGCAGACGCTCAACCCGGTCAGCTGGTCCCTGGCGTGCGAAGCCTTCTTCTACGCCACCTTCCCGCTGCTGATCCTGGTGCTGCGCCGGCTCGGCGTGCGCGGATCGGTCGTGCTGGGCGCGCTGTCGGTGGCCGCGGTGGCGGTGCTGGCCTGGTCGGACATCCACCACTGGTGGACGTACACGCTCTACTCGTTCCCGGCCGCCCGGCTGCCCGAGTTCGTGCTCGGCGCGGTCACCGCGCGGCTGGTGCTGCTCGGCCGGTGGCGCGGTCCGGGGCTGGAGGCCTCGCTCGCGCTGGCGATCCTCGGCTACTTCTTCGTGCCCCAGTTCCGGCCCGGCTATCCGGCCACGCTGTGCACCCTCGTCGGGTTCGCCCTGCTCATCCCGGCGGCGGCCGTCGCCGATCTGAACGGGCAGCCGTCCCTGTGGCGGCACCGGCGGCTGGTGCGGCTCGGGGAACTGTCCTTCGCCTTCTACATGATCCATCTGCTGGTGCTGCGCGCCGGCACCAGTCTGCTGGGGAACAAGCCGCACTTCGGCGTCCTCGCGGGACTGGCCGTCACCGCGACCGCGTTCGCGATCTCGCTCGGGCTGTCCTGGGTGCTGTACGAGGCGGTCGAGTGCCCGGCCAGACGGCTGCTGCTGCGGCGCCGCACGTCCTCGTCGAAGTCCCAGCGCCCGTCCCAGCCGGAAGCGGTACCGGCCAGCCGGGAGGCCCCGGCCGGTACGGC
- a CDS encoding MarR family winged helix-turn-helix transcriptional regulator, translating to MQQTAQLLAETAAAVIRVVTDHRDLSLTAASTLARLEREGPLRLTLLAAAEGVAQPSMTQLVQRLERQGLIMRVGDAVDGRVTLIGISDAGRDVLAARRRSRDARLADLMAALPDDDQRALTEAMQVVAPLVQRMLTDDAPSVLQPERRHTGSNR from the coding sequence GTGCAGCAGACCGCACAGTTACTGGCCGAGACGGCCGCTGCCGTGATCAGGGTCGTGACCGACCACCGGGACCTCAGCCTCACCGCCGCCTCCACCCTGGCCCGGCTGGAACGCGAGGGGCCGCTGCGGCTCACCCTCCTGGCGGCGGCGGAGGGCGTGGCCCAGCCCTCGATGACCCAGTTGGTGCAACGGCTGGAACGCCAGGGGCTGATCATGCGGGTCGGTGACGCGGTGGACGGCCGGGTGACGCTGATCGGCATCAGCGACGCCGGCCGGGACGTCCTGGCCGCACGCCGGAGGTCACGCGACGCGCGCCTGGCCGATCTGATGGCCGCACTGCCCGACGACGACCAGCGGGCCCTCACGGAGGCGATGCAGGTCGTCGCCCCCCTCGTCCAGCGCATGCTCACGGACGACGCACCGTCCGTCCTCCAGCCCGAACGGCGACACACCGGGAGCAACCGATGA
- a CDS encoding MOSC domain-containing protein — translation MRVDQLWRYPVKSVGGERLAAARVGVPGIEGDRGIAVHDERGEVTWAGAVPGLMRVRAVHVGPGVAELVLPDGRRFRSDAPDAAARLSAAVRAEVTLAEHGAHPPHAALHILTSTALRSLASALPDSALDVSRFRPGMVLDDVPDEGSTGYPEHGWIGRRMAIGELVLRFTEGCDRCVVITKETPSVPHDRAVLRWVARELGNTFGVYAAVETPGRVRAGDEARWLD, via the coding sequence ATGCGGGTCGACCAGCTGTGGCGCTATCCGGTGAAGTCCGTGGGCGGTGAGCGGCTGGCCGCTGCCCGGGTCGGTGTGCCGGGGATCGAGGGCGACCGGGGCATCGCGGTGCACGACGAGCGGGGAGAGGTCACCTGGGCCGGTGCCGTTCCCGGGCTCATGCGGGTGCGGGCGGTCCATGTCGGGCCGGGCGTGGCCGAACTGGTGCTGCCGGACGGCCGGCGGTTCCGCTCCGACGCGCCCGACGCCGCCGCCCGGCTCAGTGCCGCCGTCCGGGCCGAGGTCACCCTGGCCGAACACGGCGCGCACCCGCCGCACGCCGCGCTTCACATACTGACCTCGACGGCGCTGCGCAGCCTCGCCTCGGCGCTGCCGGACAGCGCGCTGGACGTCAGCCGGTTCCGGCCCGGCATGGTGCTCGACGACGTCCCCGACGAGGGGTCCACCGGGTATCCGGAACACGGCTGGATCGGCCGCCGGATGGCCATCGGCGAGCTGGTCCTGCGCTTCACCGAGGGGTGCGACCGCTGTGTGGTGATCACCAAGGAGACGCCGAGCGTGCCCCACGACCGCGCCGTGCTGCGCTGGGTCGCCCGCGAACTGGGCAACACCTTCGGCGTGTACGCGGCGGTCGAGACACCCGGCCGTGTCCGCGCCGGGGACGAGGCCCGCTGGCTCGACTGA
- a CDS encoding TetR family transcriptional regulator, whose protein sequence is MRILHAAGAMFAERGYEAATVRDIAARAGVNQALIFRYFGSKKALLAEVMAQDGREQVSTTAPERLFETALRGVLAEGGGAGADRLLAVYLRSIGNADAAPETVRLLGEEYAGALAALSPAEDGTLRAQLAMAWLLGIGLMRVVVGQEPLASAAPDDVCAHVLAALDRLLPVLPAEGVTDVRP, encoded by the coding sequence ATGCGCATCCTTCACGCGGCCGGTGCGATGTTCGCCGAGCGAGGGTACGAGGCGGCCACCGTTCGGGACATCGCGGCACGCGCCGGGGTGAACCAAGCGCTCATATTCCGCTACTTCGGCTCGAAGAAGGCCCTGCTCGCCGAGGTGATGGCGCAGGACGGCAGGGAGCAGGTGAGCACCACGGCACCCGAGCGGCTGTTCGAGACCGCGCTGCGCGGGGTCCTCGCGGAGGGCGGGGGAGCCGGCGCCGATCGGCTGCTGGCCGTGTACCTGCGTTCGATCGGCAACGCCGACGCCGCCCCGGAGACCGTGCGCTTGCTGGGGGAGGAGTACGCCGGCGCGCTCGCCGCCCTCTCCCCGGCCGAGGACGGCACACTGCGCGCCCAGCTCGCCATGGCCTGGCTGCTCGGCATCGGCCTGATGCGCGTCGTCGTGGGCCAGGAGCCGCTGGCGAGCGCCGCCCCGGACGACGTCTGCGCCCACGTCCTCGCGGCACTCGACCGGTTGCTCCCCGTGCTGCCGGCCGAGGGGGTGACCGACGTGCGGCCCTAG
- a CDS encoding TetR/AcrR family transcriptional regulator, which yields MNAARGRTGRPPLTEERKAAIRLEIARAAVDLFVAQGVAATTGEQIGQAVGVSARTVWRYFPTKESCVRPLFSTGIDAIADALRQWRPHRPLQEAFDRLWTGDALLPGPDIGALLRLTRTEPGLRAVWLQTRDEAEPVFARVLAERAGLPYDDARPAIRAAMLNAALRAAVEHHAYRTDESATDPGAVRADLVAALRSAVALAAAGIA from the coding sequence ATGAACGCAGCCCGCGGACGGACGGGGCGGCCGCCGCTGACCGAGGAACGCAAGGCCGCCATCCGGCTGGAGATCGCCCGCGCCGCGGTCGACCTGTTCGTCGCCCAGGGCGTCGCCGCGACCACGGGGGAACAGATCGGGCAGGCGGTCGGCGTTTCGGCGCGGACCGTCTGGCGCTACTTCCCCACGAAGGAGAGCTGCGTACGGCCGCTGTTCTCGACGGGCATCGACGCGATCGCCGACGCGTTGCGGCAGTGGCGTCCCCACCGGCCCCTCCAGGAGGCCTTCGACCGCCTGTGGACCGGCGACGCGCTGCTGCCCGGACCGGACATCGGCGCCCTGCTGCGGCTGACCCGGACCGAGCCGGGCCTGCGCGCGGTCTGGCTGCAGACCCGTGACGAGGCGGAACCCGTGTTCGCACGTGTCCTCGCCGAGCGCGCCGGGCTGCCCTACGACGACGCACGGCCGGCCATCCGGGCCGCCATGCTCAACGCCGCCCTGCGCGCGGCCGTCGAGCACCACGCCTACCGCACGGACGAGTCGGCCACCGACCCCGGGGCCGTCCGGGCCGATCTGGTGGCGGCCCTGCGCAGCGCCGTGGCCCTCGCGGCGGCCGGGATCGCCTGA
- a CDS encoding MFS transporter: protein MTTKETGSIPGAAAPGQHRRRGWIGADDPGYKWVALTNTTLGMLLATINSSIVLISLPGIFTGIRLDPLEPANVSYLLWMLMGYMLVTAVLVVALGRLGDMMGRVRIYNAGFLIFTLTSVILSLDPFHGGGGALWLIGWRIVQAVGGSMLMANSAAILTDAFPARQRGMALGVNMVAGIAGSFLGLVLGGVLVTWNWRSIFWVNVPIGLIGTVWAYKSLHETGIRRPGRMDWWGNITFALGLTALLAGITYGIQPYGGHTMGWTNPWVLAGLIGGAAMLAVFCVVESRVAEPMFPLRLFRNAAFAGGNAATLLGAIARGGLQFMLIIWLQGIWLPLHGYDYADTPLWAGIYMLPLTIGFLLAGPLSGALSDKFGARLFAACGFLVMAVSFAGLLVLPSDFSYWVFAALIFLNGLGGGLFAAPNTAIIMSSVPADARGAASGMRATFQNAGMVLSMGVFFSLMVAGLAGTLPDTLTTGLTAQGVPAGAAHTVAALPPVGVLFAAFLGYNPIQHLLGPDILGHLSPSAAAHLTGREFFPHLISQPFHDGLVVVFSLAIAMSLAAAGASLVRGRRTEAGAVAPAGSPTSGPAPEPSANAPTPAVATATAARPGPGAEAVARKVDRESVEESVAEASGEPVAGQGAAAPGGFLRGRVYDSAGQPLRRASLTLVDHAGRQRARATTDEHGAYELTTTAETSSYTLVVSATGHHPRAVQLGAEAGPVVPDVRLAGLGNVHGTVRHQHTGRPVPDARITLLSASGEVVASATTTADGTYALQNLVPGSYTVVTSGYAPVMAEVTLGEGTSCEMDLDVGHDDAD, encoded by the coding sequence ATGACGACCAAGGAGACCGGCAGCATACCCGGCGCCGCCGCGCCGGGGCAGCACCGCAGACGCGGCTGGATCGGCGCGGACGACCCCGGTTACAAGTGGGTGGCGCTGACCAACACCACGCTGGGCATGCTGCTCGCCACGATCAACAGCTCCATCGTGCTGATCTCGCTGCCCGGCATCTTCACCGGCATCCGCCTCGATCCGCTCGAACCCGCCAACGTCAGCTATTTGCTGTGGATGCTGATGGGCTACATGCTGGTCACCGCGGTGCTGGTGGTCGCGCTCGGCAGGCTCGGCGACATGATGGGCCGGGTCCGCATCTACAACGCGGGCTTCCTGATCTTCACACTCACCTCGGTGATCCTCTCGCTCGACCCCTTCCACGGCGGCGGCGGGGCGCTGTGGCTGATCGGCTGGCGCATCGTGCAGGCCGTCGGCGGTTCGATGCTGATGGCCAACTCGGCGGCGATCCTCACCGACGCGTTCCCGGCCCGGCAGCGCGGCATGGCGCTGGGCGTCAACATGGTGGCGGGCATCGCCGGTTCGTTCCTCGGCCTGGTGCTCGGCGGTGTGCTCGTCACCTGGAACTGGCGCTCCATCTTCTGGGTCAACGTGCCCATCGGCCTGATCGGCACGGTGTGGGCGTACAAGTCGCTGCACGAGACCGGCATCCGCCGGCCGGGGCGGATGGACTGGTGGGGCAACATCACCTTCGCCCTCGGTCTGACTGCGCTGCTCGCCGGGATCACCTACGGCATCCAGCCGTACGGCGGTCACACCATGGGCTGGACGAACCCCTGGGTGCTGGCGGGGCTGATCGGCGGCGCGGCGATGCTCGCGGTCTTCTGCGTGGTGGAGAGCCGGGTCGCCGAACCGATGTTCCCGCTGCGCCTGTTCCGCAACGCGGCCTTCGCCGGCGGCAACGCCGCGACGCTGCTCGGCGCGATCGCGCGCGGCGGGCTCCAGTTCATGCTGATCATCTGGTTGCAGGGCATCTGGCTGCCGCTGCACGGCTATGACTACGCGGACACGCCCCTGTGGGCGGGCATCTACATGCTCCCGCTGACCATCGGCTTCCTGCTCGCCGGGCCGCTGTCGGGCGCGCTGTCCGACAAGTTCGGGGCGCGGCTCTTCGCGGCCTGCGGCTTCCTGGTGATGGCGGTGTCGTTCGCCGGGCTGCTGGTGCTGCCGAGCGACTTCTCCTACTGGGTGTTCGCCGCCCTGATCTTCCTGAACGGGCTGGGCGGCGGGCTGTTCGCCGCCCCCAACACGGCGATCATCATGTCGAGCGTGCCGGCCGACGCCCGCGGCGCGGCCTCCGGGATGCGCGCGACGTTCCAGAACGCGGGCATGGTGCTGTCCATGGGCGTGTTCTTCTCGCTCATGGTCGCGGGACTCGCCGGGACCCTGCCCGACACCCTCACCACCGGTCTGACGGCCCAGGGCGTCCCGGCGGGCGCCGCGCACACGGTCGCCGCGCTGCCGCCGGTCGGCGTCCTGTTCGCCGCCTTCCTCGGCTACAACCCGATCCAGCACCTGCTCGGCCCGGACATCCTCGGCCATCTGTCGCCGTCCGCCGCGGCGCATCTCACCGGCCGGGAGTTCTTCCCACACCTGATCTCGCAGCCGTTCCACGACGGCTTGGTCGTGGTGTTCTCCCTCGCCATCGCCATGTCGCTGGCCGCGGCGGGCGCGTCGCTGGTCCGCGGCCGGCGGACGGAGGCCGGGGCGGTGGCGCCGGCCGGGTCACCGACGTCCGGACCCGCGCCCGAACCGTCCGCGAACGCGCCCACGCCGGCGGTGGCGACCGCGACGGCGGCGCGCCCGGGTCCGGGGGCCGAGGCGGTCGCCCGGAAGGTCGACCGAGAGTCCGTCGAGGAGTCCGTCGCGGAGGCGTCCGGGGAGCCCGTCGCAGGCCAAGGCGCGGCAGCCCCCGGGGGTTTCCTCCGCGGCCGGGTGTACGACAGCGCGGGGCAGCCCCTCCGCCGGGCGAGCCTCACCCTGGTCGACCACGCCGGCCGGCAGCGGGCGCGTGCCACCACCGACGAGCACGGCGCCTATGAACTGACGACGACGGCGGAGACCTCGTCGTACACCCTGGTCGTCTCGGCCACCGGGCACCACCCGCGGGCCGTCCAACTCGGCGCCGAGGCCGGGCCGGTCGTGCCGGACGTCAGACTGGCGGGCCTGGGCAACGTGCACGGGACGGTGCGCCACCAGCACACCGGCCGGCCCGTCCCGGACGCGCGCATCACCTTGCTCAGCGCCTCGGGCGAGGTGGTGGCCTCGGCCACCACGACCGCCGACGGCACGTACGCCCTCCAGAACCTGGTCCCCGGCTCCTACACCGTGGTCACCTCCGGCTACGCACCCGTCATGGCGGAGGTGACGCTGGGCGAGGGCACGTCCTGCGAGATGGACCTCGACGTGGGACACGACGACGCCGACTGA
- a CDS encoding flavin-containing monooxygenase has protein sequence MAHSQPLTPEALAELRERYRAERERRVRPDGTRQYLRAEAEFGSYADDPHAGPAAEREPVRDSVDVAVVGGGFGGILAGARLRQQGVERVRVVEKGGDFGGTWYWNRYPGIHCDVESHVYLPMLDETGYVPEWKYAPGEEIRRHAVRIAEKSDLYADALFSTAVTSLTWDETAQVWIVTTDRGDEFRATYVVTATGTLSELKLPGIPGIEKFRGRTFHTSRWDYAYTGGTANGGLTGLADQRVGVVGTGATGVQVVPMLAEDAGHLYVFQRTPSSVDVRANRRTTAGDVGADHHGWARERRDNFLRIVSGESVDEDLVADRWTSSAALLEKLLPSFSRRGGDPAAFEAAYEIADAAKMNELRARVDEIVTDPDTAARLKPWYRYACKRPTFSDLYLQTFNRDNVTLVDTADTHGIERMTEHGVVVGDTEYALDCLIFATGFSVGVSGIHSGRLPVRGRGGILLRDAWAARGPRTLHGFTSNGFPNLIQLGGVQSAGSVNYTHVLDEHAVHAAALVAAAQAESAVVEPSREAEDAWLAALAVNAPDHEWFHAECTPGYYNAEGRGRPNRPTAYPHGAAAFHALLERWREESLAEILRPRTSARA, from the coding sequence ATGGCGCATTCACAGCCGCTGACTCCCGAAGCGCTCGCCGAGCTCAGGGAGCGTTACCGGGCCGAGCGGGAGCGCCGAGTGCGCCCCGACGGCACCCGGCAGTACCTCCGCGCCGAGGCCGAGTTCGGCTCCTACGCCGACGACCCCCACGCGGGTCCGGCGGCCGAGCGCGAGCCGGTGCGGGACAGCGTGGACGTCGCGGTCGTCGGCGGCGGCTTCGGCGGCATCCTGGCGGGAGCACGGCTGCGTCAGCAGGGCGTCGAGCGCGTGCGCGTCGTCGAGAAGGGCGGCGACTTCGGGGGGACCTGGTACTGGAACCGGTACCCGGGCATCCACTGCGACGTCGAGTCGCACGTGTATCTGCCGATGCTCGACGAGACCGGTTACGTGCCCGAGTGGAAGTACGCTCCGGGTGAGGAGATCCGCCGTCACGCGGTGCGGATCGCCGAGAAGTCCGACCTCTACGCGGACGCATTGTTCTCCACCGCGGTCACCTCACTGACCTGGGACGAAACCGCGCAGGTGTGGATCGTCACGACCGACCGGGGCGACGAGTTCCGGGCCACGTACGTCGTCACGGCCACCGGCACCCTGTCCGAGCTGAAACTGCCCGGCATCCCCGGCATCGAGAAGTTCCGGGGCCGCACCTTCCACACCTCGCGCTGGGACTACGCCTACACGGGCGGCACCGCGAACGGGGGCCTCACCGGACTCGCGGACCAACGCGTGGGCGTCGTGGGCACCGGCGCCACCGGCGTCCAGGTCGTACCGATGCTGGCCGAGGACGCCGGACACCTCTACGTGTTCCAGCGCACGCCCTCCTCCGTGGACGTGCGCGCCAACCGCCGCACCACCGCTGGGGACGTCGGCGCCGACCACCACGGCTGGGCGCGCGAACGCCGCGACAACTTCCTGCGCATCGTCTCGGGCGAGTCCGTCGACGAGGACCTCGTAGCGGACCGCTGGACCTCGTCGGCCGCACTCCTGGAGAAGCTCCTGCCGAGCTTCAGCCGCCGGGGCGGCGACCCGGCGGCGTTCGAAGCCGCCTACGAGATCGCGGACGCCGCCAAGATGAACGAACTCCGCGCCCGCGTCGACGAGATCGTCACCGACCCGGACACGGCGGCCAGGCTCAAGCCGTGGTACCGGTACGCCTGCAAGCGTCCCACCTTCTCGGACCTGTACCTGCAGACGTTCAACCGCGACAACGTCACCCTCGTCGACACCGCCGACACCCACGGCATCGAGCGGATGACCGAGCACGGTGTCGTGGTCGGCGACACCGAGTACGCCCTCGACTGCCTGATCTTCGCCACCGGCTTCTCCGTCGGGGTCTCCGGCATCCACTCGGGCCGGCTGCCCGTGCGCGGCCGGGGCGGCATCCTGCTGCGGGACGCGTGGGCCGCGCGGGGCCCGCGCACGCTGCACGGCTTCACCAGCAACGGATTCCCCAACCTGATCCAGCTGGGCGGGGTGCAGAGCGCCGGCAGCGTCAACTACACCCACGTGCTGGACGAACACGCCGTCCACGCCGCCGCGCTCGTCGCGGCGGCCCAGGCCGAGAGTGCCGTCGTCGAACCGTCACGCGAGGCCGAGGACGCCTGGCTCGCCGCCCTGGCCGTGAACGCCCCCGACCACGAGTGGTTCCACGCCGAGTGCACCCCCGGCTACTACAACGCCGAGGGGCGCGGCCGGCCGAACCGCCCCACCGCCTACCCCCACGGGGCCGCGGCCTTCCACGCACTGCTGGAGCGGTGGCGGGAGGAGTCCCTGGCCGAGATCCTCCGGCCCAGGACTTCCGCCCGGGCCTGA
- a CDS encoding SDR family NAD(P)-dependent oxidoreductase codes for MADGVNGRSVIVTGAGSGIGRAAALAFAGQGDRVVVADLNAEGAGAVVKEIEAAGGTAVAVTGDLSEQTVVDLVTATAVERFGGVDVLVNNAGIMDSMSALADVSDAEWERVIRVNLTAPFLLARAVLPHMLDAGRGVIVNTASEAALRGSAAGAAYTASKHGVVGLTKSLAVMYRKKGIRANAICPGGTATAISVDADPAAHGPAELGPYFANLGRVSRPEEQAAAILFLASPAASNINGAILPVDDGWSAV; via the coding sequence ATGGCCGACGGTGTGAACGGGCGCAGCGTGATCGTCACCGGAGCGGGATCGGGCATAGGCCGCGCGGCCGCGCTGGCCTTCGCGGGGCAGGGCGACCGCGTGGTGGTGGCGGACCTGAACGCCGAGGGAGCCGGCGCGGTCGTCAAGGAGATCGAGGCGGCCGGCGGCACCGCGGTGGCCGTGACGGGCGACCTGAGCGAGCAGACCGTCGTGGACCTGGTCACGGCGACGGCGGTCGAGCGGTTCGGCGGCGTGGACGTCCTGGTGAACAACGCCGGGATCATGGACAGCATGTCGGCCCTGGCCGACGTGAGCGACGCCGAGTGGGAGCGGGTCATCAGGGTCAACCTGACCGCACCGTTCCTCCTCGCCCGCGCCGTGCTGCCGCACATGCTGGACGCGGGCCGCGGCGTCATCGTGAACACCGCGTCCGAGGCGGCCCTGCGCGGCAGCGCGGCGGGTGCCGCCTACACGGCGTCCAAGCACGGCGTGGTGGGGCTGACGAAGTCGCTGGCGGTGATGTACCGCAAGAAGGGCATCCGCGCCAACGCCATCTGCCCGGGCGGCACCGCGACCGCCATCTCGGTGGACGCGGACCCGGCCGCGCACGGCCCGGCGGAACTCGGCCCCTACTTCGCCAACCTCGGCCGGGTGTCCCGGCCGGAGGAACAGGCCGCGGCGATCCTGTTCCTCGCCTCCCCGGCCGCGAGCAACATCAACGGCGCGATCCTGCCCGTCGACGACGGCTGGTCCGCGGTCTGA